The Planctomycetota bacterium genome includes a region encoding these proteins:
- the guaA gene encoding glutamine-hydrolyzing GMP synthase has product MEASSPHDKVHAERVPVLDFGSQYAQLICRRVREAGVYSELMRPDTPAEALRDPSIKGIILSGGPSSVGEGGAPQCDPAIFELGVPVLGICYGFQLAATLLGGKVESAEAREYGRAKLTLKDAQSKLMKGLPPDMTVWMSHADQVQELGDQWDSVAATDTCPFAAAAYRGKPIWGVQFHPEVTHTPRGEQLFSNFLYDICGCSGLWRMANFVDVTVENVRAQVGDATVICGLSGGVDSSVTAALLHKAIGDQLVCIFVDNGLLRNKEKQLVESTFRDHFHIDLRVADAEKVFLDGLAGVTDPQEKRKIIGKTFIDVFKQHADEIPDARFLAQGTLYPDVIESGHGYAGTSANIKLHHNVGGLPEELGFELVEPLRELFKDEVRRVGEVLGLPEHLVWRHPFPGPGLAVRVMGDITEERLHVLRQADEIVLDELTAARLYRSTAQVFAVLLPIGTVGVMGDGRSYESVIAIRAVESKDFMTADWARLPYDVLATMSNRIINEVRGVNRVVYDISSKPPATIEWE; this is encoded by the coding sequence ATGGAAGCGTCTTCCCCACACGACAAGGTGCATGCCGAGCGGGTTCCGGTGTTGGATTTCGGTTCGCAGTATGCGCAGCTGATCTGCAGGCGGGTGCGCGAGGCGGGGGTGTACAGCGAGTTGATGCGGCCTGATACGCCGGCCGAAGCGCTGCGCGATCCGTCGATCAAGGGCATCATCCTCAGTGGCGGACCCAGCAGCGTCGGTGAAGGCGGCGCACCGCAGTGTGACCCGGCGATCTTCGAACTCGGCGTGCCCGTGCTGGGGATTTGCTACGGATTCCAGCTGGCCGCCACACTGCTCGGCGGCAAGGTCGAATCGGCCGAGGCCCGCGAGTACGGCCGGGCCAAGCTCACGCTCAAGGACGCACAATCCAAGTTGATGAAAGGGCTGCCGCCGGACATGACGGTGTGGATGAGCCACGCCGATCAGGTGCAGGAACTTGGTGATCAATGGGACAGTGTCGCGGCAACCGACACATGTCCGTTCGCCGCCGCGGCCTACCGGGGCAAGCCGATCTGGGGTGTGCAGTTTCACCCGGAGGTCACACACACGCCACGTGGCGAGCAGCTTTTCAGCAACTTCCTCTATGACATCTGCGGCTGTTCGGGTCTGTGGCGGATGGCGAACTTCGTCGACGTGACCGTCGAAAATGTCCGCGCTCAGGTCGGCGACGCGACGGTCATTTGCGGCCTGTCCGGCGGCGTCGATTCCTCGGTCACCGCAGCCTTGCTGCACAAGGCGATCGGCGACCAACTCGTTTGCATCTTCGTCGACAACGGCCTGCTGCGAAACAAGGAGAAGCAGCTCGTCGAGTCGACGTTCCGCGATCACTTCCACATCGACCTGCGGGTGGCCGACGCGGAAAAGGTGTTCCTCGACGGACTGGCCGGCGTGACCGATCCGCAGGAGAAACGCAAGATCATCGGCAAGACGTTCATCGACGTGTTCAAGCAGCACGCCGACGAGATCCCCGACGCGCGGTTCCTCGCACAGGGCACGCTGTACCCCGACGTGATCGAGTCGGGCCATGGCTATGCGGGGACATCGGCCAACATCAAGCTGCACCACAACGTCGGCGGTTTGCCCGAGGAGCTCGGCTTCGAGCTCGTTGAACCGTTGCGTGAGTTGTTCAAAGACGAGGTGCGGAGGGTTGGCGAGGTTCTGGGGTTACCCGAGCACTTGGTCTGGCGGCACCCGTTCCCCGGGCCGGGATTGGCCGTGCGGGTCATGGGCGACATCACCGAGGAGCGGCTTCACGTCTTACGACAAGCGGACGAGATCGTGCTTGACGAACTGACCGCCGCCAGGCTTTACCGCAGCACCGCGCAGGTGTTCGCCGTGTTGCTGCCGATCGGTACCGTCGGCGTCATGGGCGATGGTCGCAGCTACGAAAGCGTCATCGCAATCCGTGCTGTCGAGAGCAAGGACTTCATGACTGCCGACTGGGCGCGGCTGCCGTACGACGTGCTCGCGACGATGAGCAACCGCATAATCAACGAAGTCCGGGGCGTCAACCGCGTGGTCTACGACATCTCGTCGAAACCGCCCGCGACGATCGAATGGGAGTAG